In Papaver somniferum cultivar HN1 chromosome 1, ASM357369v1, whole genome shotgun sequence, a genomic segment contains:
- the LOC113321474 gene encoding ATP-dependent DNA helicase SRS2-like protein At4g25120 — protein sequence MNKENVPPNPNFINSHSIELTEEQRNRITQNFRAAKALLSRKRPFNHSSSSPSSSSTVSKVNHHEITRNENERGNVCRYPLREIHQQQQFNTPMPIARKKMCIKSCPERIKDVENRVNYGGAVKLEGPVGIELVTPVKKFECRNNFSDVFGLGCDIGEEFDEGILKEIDAICEQRSAVKGEKLGVNGESSGKFEKNVETELETMDVELGVDEVVLKEIDALCESAGKTGRLGVNVDSLVESDEFLDTKLESMEDKVERRVASGNTSRDNNIENLLRVDNVDTPQAKNIANLSNVESFSASQSKNFEDLVKVESISTQFFFDDLVLKEIDVICEQRSAVKTERLGVNEESLVESDEAIEPKLESVDTSVAKDIENLPKVESVSTIMAKDIENLPKVERVSTTPARNIENLLKVESVSTITAKDSENLLKVESVSTTLAKNIENLPKVENLVSTSQAKNIENLPIASMEYIQSLNDQQKEAACSNISTPLMIIAGPGSGKTSTMVGRVLMLLSKGIEPSNILAMTFTTAAASEMRDRIGAVAGKSSAKELMISTFHSFCLQLCRSHAEKLGRTPEFLIYGQGQQRRAIIEAVRLSETGGNDGQNLDASKLDQNSSDMTSAHNFKDKSKKWQKFVTQAKASGKIPTDCQKMGDEIGATILGNYDKILVSCNALDYHDLISCSVKLLTDFPEVYKECQDMWKAIVIDEFQDTSSMQYNFLRILASHNHITIVGDEDQSIFSFNGANISGFRSFRTDFPNHKEIRLTKNYRSTRCIVEAASSLIRNNSKRCPLKQVVSDNSCGSKITVKECYKEDAQCGFVVDKILEIKSSFSDAKTSFGSVAVLYRRQISGKAFQAAFRDRKIPFNVHGVAFYRKKAVKAILAMLRTSLAGCDDGSFRQVFKAFLSCEKEEKKRVVDYIDKISTTRKISFISAASDIFAAKISGTFKRSQLSQGRKVLSTLDMISKLVNREQSISTVITSVANMLPQKYLLEQRAVADVDGGKLLNEDNDIRSVLQYLLDDVSDFLLAHSSNSELEICNKNEEKGCANVLKAFLDNISTRESENFRVRKRDNGDSVTLTTIHQSKGLEWDTVFIIKANESEIPLLHESNGAVKENCASLEEERRLLYVAMTRARKKLYILYVTMDSNWQLLQPSRFLQEIPRHLLDVQAELTRNEMSNMTKDPPGGTDQCADVALKGQQFREVAFVEIGCPDIPGANVVPDESLELAEAYNNGNSFLKRFIVEDRSTVSHVFHQWAKKKAFEDPKRLLDKIGFVIDERLRAKTTKNKDVLRKLKSCLKDDEALGYAEYVLMWEKIPADKRAHLMREKQEHFLKLRMENAMGSSEATPKQISYLQSLGCTVVPTSRLHASRLIEQYKSL from the exons ATGAACAAAGAAAACGttccaccaaaccctaatttcatcaatTCTCACTCAATTGAACTCACTGAAGAACAAAGAAATCGAATCACACAGAATTTCAGAGCTGCAAAAGCTCTTCTCAGTCGCAAACGCCCCTTCAATCACTCATCCTCCTccccatcatcttcatcaacagtTTCTAAGGTTAATCATCATGAAATTACAAG aaatgaaaatgaaagggGGAATGTTTGTAGATATCCACTTAGAGAAatacaccagcagcaacaatttAATACTCCGATGCCGATTGCTAGGAAGAAAATGTGTATTAAATCGTGTCCTGAACGAATTAAGGATGTAGAAAATCGTGTGAATTATGGTGGGGCGGTGAAATTAGAAGGTCCTGTAGGGATTGAGTTAGTTACTCCGGTGAAGAAATTTGAGTGTAGGAATAATTTCAGTGATGTTTTTGGTTTGGGTTGTGATATTGGTGAGGAATTTGATGAGGGGATTTTGAAAGAAATTGATGCTATATGTGAGCAAAGGTCCGCCGTAAAAGGGGAGAAGTTGGGCGTGAATGGTGAGTCCTCTGGTAAATTTGAGAAGAATGTAGAAACTGAGTTAGAGACTATGGATGTTGAATTGGGGGTTGATGAGGTGGTTTTGAAAGAAATCGATGCTTTGTGTGAGTCTGCGGGGAAGACTGGAAGGTTGGGTGTGAATGTTGATTCATTGGTTGAATCAGATGAGTTTCTAGATACTAAGTTAGAGAGTATGGAAGATAAGGTTGAAAGAAGGGTTGCAAGTGGGAATACTTCTCGGGATAATAACATTGAGAACTTGCTGAGAGTTGATAATGTTGATACTCCTCAGGCTAAGAACATTGCAAATTTGTCAAATGTCGAAAGTTTTAGTGCTTCTCAGTCGAAGAACTTTGAAGACTTGGTGAAAGTTGAAAGTATTAgtactcaatttttttttgatgatctaGTTTTGAAAGAAATTGATGTTATATGTGAGCAAAGGTCCGCGGTAAAGACGGAAAGGTTGGGTGTGAATGAAGAATCTTTGGTTGAATCTGATGAGGCTATAGAACCCAAGTTAGAGAGTGTGGATACTTCTGTGGCTAAGGACATTGAAAACTTGCCAAAAGTTGAAAGTGTAAGTACAATTATGGCTAAGGACATTGAAAACTTGCCGAAAGTTGAACGTGTTAGTACAACTCCGGCCAGGAACATTGAAAACTTGCTGAAAGTTGAAAGTGTTAGTACAATTACGGCTAAGGACAGTGAAAACTTGCTGAAAGTTGAAAGTGTTAGTACAACTCTGGCCAAGAACATTGAAAACTTGCCGAAAGTTGAAAATCTTGTTAGCACTTCTCAGGCTAAGAACATTGAGAACTTGCCGATAGCATCTATGGAGTATATACAATCGTTGAATGACCAGCAGAAAGAGGCAGCTTGTAGTAATATATCGACCCCTTTAATGATAATTGCAGGTCCTGGCAGTGGGAAG aCTTCGACGATGGTTGGGCGTGTACTGATGTTACTGAGTAAG GGCATTGAGCCTTCCAACATCCTGGCCATGACTTTCACGACAGCAGCTGCATCTGAAATGAGGGATAGGATTGGAGCAGTGGCAGGGAAATCATCTGCGAAAGAACTTATGATCAGCACTTTCCACTCGTTCTGTTTACAGCTTTGTCGTTCACATGCAGAGAA GTTAGGACGCACACCCGAGTTTCTTATATATGGTCAGGGGCAACAGAGACGAGCTATCATTGAAGCTGTGCGGTTGTCGGAAACTGGAGGAAATGATGGGCAAAATCTCGATGCATCCAAACTTGATCAGAACTCCAGTGATATGACGTCTGCACATAATTTCAAGGATAAGTCAAAAAAGTGGCAGAAGTTTGTTACTCAG GCTAAAGCTTCTGGAAAGATTCCTACAGACTGCCAAAAAATGGGTGATGAGATTGGA GCTACAATTCTCGGGAACTATGACAAAATTCTAGTATCCTGCAATGCTCTGGATTATCATGATTTAATTAGCTGCTCAGTGAAGCTCCTCACTGATTTTCCTGAAG TATACAAGGAGTGCCAGGACATGTGGAAGGCCATTGTAATAGATGAGTTTCAAGATACTAGTTCAATGCAATATAATTTCTTGCGTATCCTTGCGTCTCATAATCACATAACTATTGTTGGAGATGAAGATCAG TCCATTTTCAGCTTCAATGGTGCTAACATTTCTGGGTTTCGTTCATTTCGCACAGATTTTCCTAATCATAAAGAG ATTAGATTAACCAAAAACTACCGCTCAACACGCTGTATTGTTGAAGCTGCATCATCTCTTATCCGTAACAATTCAAAAAGATGTCCCCTGAAACAAGTTGTTTCTGATAACTCCTGCGGATCAAAG ATAACTGTTAAGGAATGCTACAAGGAGGATGCACAGTGTGGTTTTGTCGTTGATAAAATATTGGAGATCAAGTCTAGCTTTTCGGATGCTAAGACTTCCTTTGGCAGTGTAGCAGTTCTTTATCGGAGGCAG ATCTCTGGGAAAGCATTCCAAGCAGCTTTCCGTGACAGGAAAATACCCTTCAATGTACATGGTGTGGCCTTTTACAGGAAAAag GCCGTTAAAGCCATTCTCGCAATGCTTAGAACATCATTAGCTGGTTGTGATGATGGCTCATTTCGTCAAGTATTCAAGGCCTTTTTATCTTgtgaaaaagaagagaagaaaagg GTGGTTGACTATATTGACAAAATTTCCACTACTAGGAAAATCAGCTTTATTTCAGCTGCCTCTGACATCTTTGCTGCAAAGATCTCTGGTACCTTTAAGAg AAGTCAACTTTCCCAAGGACGCAAAGTGCTATCAACGCTTGACATGATATCAAAACTTGTTAATAGG GAACAATCAATTTCAACTGTTATAACTTCAGTGGCGAACATGTTACCTCAG aAATATCTTCTTGAGCAACGGGCAGTTGCTGATGTTGATGGCGGGAAGTTGCTGAATGAAGATAATGATATTAGATCT GTCCTACAGTACCTGTTGGATGATGTCTCTGATTTCTTATTAGCACATTCCAGTAATAGCGAGTTAGAGATTTGTAATAAAAATGAAGAGAAAGGCTGTGCTAATGTACTCAAGGCGTTCCTTGATAATATATCCACAAGGGAGAGTGAAAATTTCCGTGTTAGGAAGCGTGATAATGGGGATTCTGTTACTTTAACTACTATCCATCAG TCGAAAGGGTTAGAGTGGGATACTGTTTTCATCATTAAG GCAAATGAATCAGAGATACCTTTATTACATGAATCTAATGGTGCTGTAAAGGAAAATTGTGCATCTCTCGAG GAGGAGCGACGACTGCTATATGTGGCGATGACTCGTGCTCGTAAGAAACTCTATATTTTGTATGTTACCATGGACTCGAATTGGCAG TTGCTTCAACCATCACGTTTTCTACAAGAAATTCCACGCCATCTTCTCGATGTTCAG GCTGAATTGACTAGAAATGAAATGTCAAACATGACCAAGGATCCCCCAGGAGGAACTGATCAGTGTGCTGATGTTGCACTCAAGGGTCAACAGTTTCGTGAAGTAGCTTTTGTTGAAATTGGTTGTCCCGATATTCCAGGAGCCAATGTTGTGCCTGATGAGTCATTAGAGTTAGCAGAAGCATACAACAATGGAAATAGTTTTTTAAAAAG GTTCATTGTTGAGGATAGGTCTACTGTATCCCATGTATTCCATCAATGGGCCAAGAAGAAAGCATTTGAAGACCCTAAGCGGTTGCTTGATAAG ATTGGCTTTGTTATTGATGAACGGTTGAGAGCCAAAACTACGAAAAACAAG GATGTTTTGCGCAAATTGAAATCTTGCTTGAAGGATGATGAAGCCCTCGGTTATGCAGAATAT GTTTTGATGTGGGAGAAAATTCCTGCTGATAAGCGTGCTCATCTAATGAGAGAAAAGCAG GAACATTTCCTGAAACTGAGAATGGAAAATGCTATGGGTTCATCTGAAGCTACACCAAAACAG ATCTCTTATCTACAAAGTCTAGGATGTACAGTTGTACCTACATCACGTCTCCATGCTTCTCGTTTGATTGAGCAGTACAAATCACTATGA